A window from Primulina eburnea isolate SZY01 chromosome 2, ASM2296580v1, whole genome shotgun sequence encodes these proteins:
- the LOC140824652 gene encoding uncharacterized protein — translation MTWLTIVVYYYQVQDYGSGNILVMDSFATSESFVGKGKKADKTRRSWSEREEECLIQSLKEASAEGWKSGNGFRPGYLAFLENRMKVAFPDTNIRGNPHINSKVHVWKKLYGSLVTLLSKSGVGWNDTEKTIEASNEIWDALIKADHNARSMRHKRWTYYHDW, via the exons ATGACATGGCTAACCATTGTGGTGTATTACTACCAGGTACAGGACTACGGCAGTGGCAACATCCTAGTTATGGATAGTTTTGCAACATCCGAGAGCTTTGTTGGCAAAGGCAAAAAAGCTGATAAGACAAGACGTAGTTGGAGTGAACGTGAAGAAGAGTGTCTAATACAATCACTGAAAGAGGCGTCGGCAGAAGGTTGGAAAAGCGGAAACGGATTTCGGCCTGGCTATTTAGCTTTCCTTGAGAATCGAATGAAAGTTGCATTTCCTGACACAAATATACGTGGGAACCCACATATTAACTCTAAAGTTCATGTGTGGAAGAAATTGTACGGATCTTTAGTGACACTACTGAGTAAAAGTGGAGTCGGATGGAACGACACAGAGAAGACCATTGAAGCTTCAAACGAAATATGGGATGCGCTGATAAAG GCAGACCACAACGCACGGTCAATGAGACACAAAAGGTGGACATATTACCATGATTGGTGA